The Mytilus trossulus isolate FHL-02 chromosome 3, PNRI_Mtr1.1.1.hap1, whole genome shotgun sequence genome contains a region encoding:
- the LOC134711791 gene encoding uncharacterized protein LOC134711791 has product MIVLSSQNFDFEMGSSNSRDVSKQPGKSVVTQDTLYIDEYNDDWFDKQPNKVNKTSKTTSNGHRIHQAKANETSKTNGQIINKTETNNNVEEKQLKNGNLSTGERKSISDNSKHITVISNNKTASTVHRQKVISPSNVMNMVDLEEYD; this is encoded by the exons ATGATCGTCCTTTCATCACAG aattttgattttgaaatggGCAGTAGCAATTCTAGAGACGTATCCAAACAGCCTGGTAAAAGTGTTGTGACACAAGATACATTATATATTGATGAATACAATGATGATTGGTTTGACAAACAACCAAACAAAGTTAATAAAACTAGCAAGACAACATCAAACGGACATAGAATTCACCAGGCAAAAGCTAATGAAACTAGTAAGACAAACGgacaaataattaacaaaactgaaacaaacaataatgtAGAGGAAAAACAACTGAAGAATGGAAATCTTTCTACAGGCGAGAGAAAAAGTATCTCTGACAATAGTAAGCACATAACCGTtatttcaaacaacaaaactgCCAGTACAGTTCATAGACAAAAAGTGATATCACCAAGTAATGTCATGAATATGGTGGATTTAGAAGAATACGATTAA